A window from Carassius carassius chromosome 40, fCarCar2.1, whole genome shotgun sequence encodes these proteins:
- the LOC132121794 gene encoding uncharacterized protein LOC132121794 isoform X2 yields MKLKEKNGRHREMYITDGADLVFEDSDDDELPPMKFLLDNIQKQTTGTTDCRTVMGSDASNGACCLEMSVDEPEEMLVDDPEDVLRLIELVEGVSVDGPLLLPISHWEGETNQIS; encoded by the exons ATGAAGCTCAAGGAAAAAAACG GTAGACACAGAGAGATGTACATCACAGATGGAGCTGATCTGGTCTTTGAGGACAGTGATGATGATGAGCTTCCACCAATGAAGTTCCTCTTAGACAACATCCAGAAGCAAACCACTGGCACCACTGACTGTAGAACTGTCATGG GTAGTGATGCTTCAAATGGCGCTTGCTGTTTAGAGATGAGTGTTGATGAGCCTGAAGAAATGTTGGTAGATGATCCTGAAGATGTTCTGCGTTTAATTGAGCTGGTGGAGGGTGTATCTGTGGATGGTCCTTTATTGTTGCCAATTTCTCACTGGGAAG